In the Sarcophilus harrisii chromosome 1, mSarHar1.11, whole genome shotgun sequence genome, one interval contains:
- the PALM3 gene encoding paralemmin-3, whose product MALQSQGLPPSGWTPANPMPMVESALYRQRLEVIAEKRRLQEQICGARRELEEEKLRVQRLKRKSLRERWLMDGTAEGPEDAEPEADPHSPQGQAQARIQHLEDSLFTLQSQLQLLQSASTGAQHKTSAWPTWRRQVSRSLSQTAMEPGSEGKEDLEKRASLPVMPDVSTPEPSTSRIPKEGGEAATTPQEPKEEEVSTADTVEANGPCPTPTPVGLEPTQNQVDTVEDRSPGAGDGVDISGGTVQGPDIVKVEWDGLRFLEESAREAPACTEMGKAKEQEVEEIVLEVIGDHQIAGDPELPEWMTKDRRVQEVEEIVLEAMKGRSMMEASELPKWVTKDRGIVEVVWEGLGGIDGSDTGDSEEMVRGETVAGSPASSGLEPKEQGSGRSPELGDQGEGSFIWVERVVITEDWEEVLVEESEGTSKESKEGEAGKISQPGKEEEGEKEQLGTEKEGEEKQHLETEKQGSEGETEEVLQKDGEKEIHTAEEVKGDEEQLGEGKEEEEKEEREREEEAEGEKQLEGEEEEKKQQGSKEEEEREREGEVEKETLEEKDPEEEKGPDSEEKGEQEQEMKQATQSEAGPEPQAEAATSALGESQAPAPSLEQLPAPEVGPPERQPLLQPATRTVNPASRPVPTYTPAQRAEPPPDSEQASGSKQTCQCCVVM is encoded by the exons GCCCATGGTCGAGAGTGCCCTCTACCGTCAGCGTCTGGAGGTCATTGCT GAGAAGAGGCGGCTTCAAGAGCAGATCTGCGGAGCGCGGAGGGAGCTAGAGGAGGAAAAATTGAGAGTGCAACGACTAAAG AGGAAGTCCCTTCGGGAGCGATGGCTGATGGATGGGACAGCTGAGGGACCTGAGGACGCTGAGCCAGAGGCGGATCCCCATTCCCCCCAGGGCCAGGCCCAGGCCAGAATCCAACACTTGGAAGATAGTCTGTTCAC ACTCCAGTCACAACTCCAGTTACTACAGAGTGCATCGACAGGTGCCCAGCACAAGACTTCTGCCTGGCCTACCTGGCGCCGACAG GTATCCCGTTCTCTCTCTCAAACTGCCATGGAGCCAGGTTCTGAAG GCAAGGAAGATCTTGAGAAGCGAGCCTCTCTTCCTGTCATGCCAGACGTTTCCACACCTGAACCCTCTACCTCAAGGATCCCCAAGGAGGGGGGAGAAGCAGCCACAACTCCCCAAGAGCCAAAGGAAGAGGAGGTGTCCACAGCAGATACTGTCGAGGCCAATGGTCCATGCCCAACACCCACCCCTGTGGGGCTAGAGCCAACTCAGAATCAGGTGGACACAGTAGAAGACAGAAGTCCAGGAGCAGGAGATGGGGTGGACATCTCTGGAGGAACAGTCCAGGGACCAGACATAGTAAAGGTAGAGTGGGATGGGCTGAGGTTCCTGGAGGAAAGTGCCAGAGAGGCCCCCGCATGTACAGAAATGGGGAAGGCAAAAGAACAGGAGGTTGAAGAGATAGTTTTAGAAGTGATAGGGGACCACCAGATAGCAGGAGATCCAGAGCTTCCTGAATGGATGACCAAGGACAGAAGGGTCCAGGAAGTGGAGGAAATAGTTCTAGAGGCAATGAAGGGCCGGTCAATGATGGAAGCCTCAGAACTCCCCAAGTGGGTGACCAAAGACAGGGGCATTGTCGAGGTAGTTTGGGAGGGACTGGGGGGAATTGATGGCAGTGACACGGGGGACTCAGAAGAGATGGTTAGAGGGGAAACAGTCGCAGGCAGCCCTGCTAGCTCAGGGCTAGAACCCAAAGAGCAAGGCTCTGGGAGGAGTCCCGAGCTGGGAGACCAAGGAGAGGGCTCTTTCATCTGGGTAGAGAGGGTAGTCATCACTGAAGACTGGGAGGAGGTACTGGTGGAAGAATCAGAAGGAACTTCCAAGGAATCAAAAGAAGGTGAGGCAGGGAAAATCTCGCAGccagggaaggaagaggaaggggagaaagaacaGCTgggaacagagaaagaaggagaggagaaacagcATTTGGAGACAGAAAAGCAAGGGTCAGAAGGTGAGACAGAGGAAGTCCTTCAAAAGGATGGTGAGAAAGAGATACATACAGCAGAGGAAGTGAAGGGGGATGAGGAGCAgctgggggaaggaaaggaagaagaggaaaaagaagagagagagagagaagaggaagcagagggagaaaagcagcttgaaggagaagaggaagagaaaaaacagcAGGGgtcaaaggaggaggaggaaagggagagggaaggagaagtagaaaaggaaactCTTGAAGAGAAGGatccagaggaagaaaaggggccTGACTCTGAGGAGAAAGGGGAGCAAGAACAGGAGATGAAACAAGCTACCCAGAGTGAGGCAGGTCCAGAACCGCAGGCTGAAGCAGCCACATCAGCTCTGGGTGAGTCCCAGGCTCCAGCTCCATCCCTAGAGCAGCTACCAGCCCCTGAAGTGGGGCCCCCAGAACGCCAGCCCCTACTGCAGCCAGCTACACGCACTGTGAACCCTGCTAGCCGCCCTGTGCCCACCTATACGCCTGCCCAACGGGCTGAGCCTCCACCTGACAGTGAGCAGGCCAGCGGCTCCAAGCAGACATGCCAGTGCTGTGTTGTGATGTAA